Proteins co-encoded in one Flavivirga eckloniae genomic window:
- a CDS encoding tRNA (cytidine(34)-2'-O)-methyltransferase has translation MPLNIVLIEPEIPNNTGNIGRLALASGSQLHLVKPFGFKIDDTRLKRAGLDYWQHLSVTYYDNVDEFFEKNKGQNMVFLSSHGTKNHWDIPFEDNLFLIFGKESVGLPKSMIEAHKDKLFKIPLYSKHVRSLNIANAVSILVYEGLRQLS, from the coding sequence ATGCCTTTAAATATTGTATTGATAGAACCCGAAATACCCAATAACACAGGTAATATAGGCAGATTAGCGTTAGCATCTGGTTCGCAATTGCACCTAGTAAAACCCTTTGGTTTTAAGATTGATGATACCAGATTGAAACGTGCAGGTTTAGACTATTGGCAACACCTATCGGTTACCTATTACGATAATGTTGACGAATTTTTCGAAAAAAACAAAGGTCAAAACATGGTGTTTCTTTCCAGTCATGGAACGAAAAATCATTGGGATATCCCTTTTGAAGACAACCTCTTTTTAATCTTTGGAAAAGAATCAGTTGGCTTACCCAAATCTATGATCGAAGCACATAAAGACAAACTCTTCAAAATCCCATTATACAGCAAACATGTTAGAAGTTTAAACATAGCCAATGCTGTTAGTATTTTAGTTTATGAAGGATTAAGACAATTATCATAG
- the trpA gene encoding tryptophan synthase subunit alpha, whose protein sequence is MNRINNKLQEDKKLLSIYFTAGYPSINDTVSIIQDLEKNGVDMIEIGLPFSDPLADGPTIQASSTQALKNGMTSEILFNQLKDIRQSVNIPLIIMGYFNPIYQYGVEAFCKRCQEIGIDGLIIPDLPVDVYHEKYQTIFETYGLINVFLITPQTSDERIGYIDSISNGFIYMVSSASTTGAQEGFGDEQTQYFERIGNMDLKNPQIVGFGISNNQTFTQATQYAKGAIIGSAFVKHVTNEGINSIDKFVKSILN, encoded by the coding sequence ATGAATAGAATAAATAACAAACTACAAGAAGATAAGAAGTTACTCTCCATATACTTCACAGCAGGCTACCCTAGTATTAACGATACCGTTTCAATCATACAAGATTTAGAAAAAAATGGTGTAGACATGATCGAAATAGGTCTGCCTTTTAGCGACCCTCTGGCAGACGGTCCTACCATTCAAGCCAGTTCCACTCAAGCATTAAAAAATGGGATGACATCCGAAATTCTTTTTAATCAATTAAAAGATATTAGGCAATCTGTTAATATCCCATTAATCATCATGGGATACTTCAACCCCATATACCAATATGGTGTAGAAGCTTTTTGTAAAAGGTGTCAAGAGATTGGTATAGATGGTTTAATAATACCAGACTTGCCCGTAGATGTATACCACGAAAAATACCAAACCATTTTTGAAACCTACGGTTTAATAAATGTGTTTTTAATAACACCACAAACCAGTGATGAGCGTATTGGCTATATAGACTCCATTTCCAACGGTTTCATTTATATGGTTAGTAGCGCTAGTACCACAGGAGCTCAAGAAGGTTTTGGAGACGAACAAACCCAATATTTTGAACGTATAGGAAACATGGATCTCAAAAACCCTCAAATCGTTGGATTTGGAATAAGTAACAATCAAACCTTTACCCAAGCAACACAATATGCTAAAGGAGCTATTATTGGAAGTGCATTTGTAAAACATGTTACCAACGAAGGCATTAACAGCATCGATAAATTTGTAAAATCCATATTAAACTAG
- a CDS encoding DUF6500 family protein produces the protein MQKVLRDKIIEVCNKKIKEKGDNVGVSFYAFFANKNDNPELLMEAATWWIMEHKLDHFEKAVKVKSLVE, from the coding sequence ATGCAGAAAGTTTTAAGGGATAAAATTATTGAGGTTTGCAATAAAAAGATAAAAGAAAAAGGAGATAATGTAGGCGTGTCTTTCTATGCTTTTTTTGCTAATAAAAATGATAACCCAGAGTTGCTTATGGAAGCAGCAACTTGGTGGATTATGGAGCATAAGCTGGATCATTTTGAAAAGGCTGTAAAAGTTAAGAGCTTAGTGGAATAA
- a CDS encoding M1 family metallopeptidase, whose product MKKITLLLGCIILIASSCSNKQAQSIPSYIEEPHSFSKPNEAIITHLDLDINVDFENEIINGKASYLIKNNKASQIILDSKFLTIENVQADGKDTTFSLGDFDEQLGNPLKIDINDDTKQITVFYKTTHKTEALQWLKPQQTADKKHPFLFTQGQAILTRTWIPIQDSPQVRITYNAKVQVPSQLMAVMSAENPKTKTQDGLYTFKMEQPISPYLIALAVGDIEYKAISDRTGIYAEKSMVEKAHYEFSDMENMVASAEALYGTYAWDQFDVIVLPPSFPFGGMENPRLTFATPTVIAGDKSLTSLIAHELAHSWSGNLVTNATWNDFWLNEGFTVYFEMRIMEALYGKDRANMLAHIGRQDLEEEIEGFKDTPDDTKLKLNLKDRNPDDGMNSIAYDKGYLFLRTLEETAGREKFDVFLKNYFKKHAFSTISTEEFVTYLNENLLEKHNITFNTNEWIYNSGIPDNQAIIASDKFETVEKTIQQFVKTNKVDKTLTKDWTVQEWVHFVRNFPEDIKTEHLAMIDEAFNLTNSNNSYIAMVWYEQAINHDYHGNDVDTKIEDFLIRVGRRWYVSTLYKAFKRNNKTDAALAIYNKARSNYHSVTANTIDDMLGFKQD is encoded by the coding sequence ATGAAAAAAATCACGTTACTACTAGGGTGCATAATCCTTATTGCTTCAAGTTGTTCAAATAAACAAGCCCAATCTATACCAAGTTATATTGAAGAACCTCATTCTTTTTCCAAACCTAACGAAGCTATTATTACCCACCTCGATTTAGATATTAATGTAGATTTTGAAAATGAAATTATAAACGGTAAAGCCTCTTATTTAATTAAAAACAACAAGGCATCACAAATCATTCTTGATTCTAAATTCTTAACCATTGAAAATGTGCAGGCAGATGGCAAAGACACAACATTTTCTTTAGGTGATTTTGATGAACAACTAGGAAATCCTTTAAAGATTGATATTAACGATGACACCAAACAAATTACTGTTTTTTACAAAACCACACATAAAACAGAAGCTTTACAATGGTTAAAACCTCAGCAAACCGCAGATAAAAAGCACCCTTTTTTGTTTACACAAGGACAAGCTATTTTAACACGAACCTGGATTCCCATTCAAGATAGTCCTCAAGTTAGAATTACGTATAACGCCAAAGTACAAGTACCCTCTCAATTAATGGCAGTAATGAGTGCCGAAAATCCAAAAACCAAAACACAAGATGGCCTATATACCTTTAAAATGGAGCAACCGATTTCTCCTTACCTAATTGCTCTAGCCGTTGGAGACATTGAATACAAAGCCATTAGTGATCGAACAGGGATTTATGCTGAAAAATCTATGGTAGAAAAAGCGCATTATGAGTTTTCGGATATGGAAAACATGGTGGCTTCTGCCGAAGCATTATACGGGACATACGCATGGGATCAATTCGACGTGATTGTGTTACCACCAAGCTTTCCTTTTGGAGGCATGGAGAATCCGCGGTTAACCTTTGCCACACCAACTGTAATTGCAGGCGATAAAAGTTTAACATCACTTATTGCTCATGAATTAGCACACTCTTGGTCTGGAAACCTAGTAACCAACGCTACGTGGAATGACTTTTGGCTTAACGAAGGCTTCACGGTATATTTTGAAATGCGTATTATGGAAGCGCTTTATGGCAAAGACAGAGCTAATATGTTAGCACACATTGGAAGACAGGATTTAGAAGAGGAAATAGAAGGCTTTAAAGATACACCAGACGATACCAAACTAAAGCTAAATTTAAAAGATCGTAACCCCGATGACGGCATGAACAGTATTGCATACGATAAAGGTTATCTTTTTTTAAGAACCTTAGAAGAAACTGCTGGTCGTGAAAAATTTGATGTATTTCTAAAGAACTATTTTAAAAAACATGCCTTTTCAACAATCAGTACTGAAGAATTCGTTACTTATTTAAATGAAAACTTATTAGAAAAGCATAACATAACGTTTAATACTAACGAATGGATTTATAACTCAGGCATTCCAGATAACCAGGCCATTATTGCATCCGATAAATTCGAAACCGTTGAAAAAACAATTCAGCAATTTGTAAAAACCAATAAAGTAGATAAAACGCTTACTAAAGATTGGACGGTTCAGGAATGGGTTCACTTTGTTAGAAATTTCCCTGAGGATATTAAAACAGAACATTTAGCCATGATTGATGAGGCTTTCAATTTAACCAACTCAAACAATTCATACATTGCTATGGTTTGGTATGAACAAGCCATTAATCATGATTATCACGGAAATGATGTAGATACTAAAATTGAAGATTTTTTAATTAGGGTTGGCAGACGTTGGTATGTTTCTACCTTATACAAAGCTTTTAAACGAAATAATAAAACAGATGCCGCCTTGGCTATTTATAACAAAGCAAGATCAAATTATCATTCAGTAACTGCTAATACTATTGATGATATGCTGGGGTTTAAACAAGATTAA
- a CDS encoding VF530 family protein, with translation MESQPNNPLHGIKLEQIINDLVAHYGWEYMGYTVNIKCFTSNPSVKSSLKFLRRTPWARTKVEAMYLQMLQNRKNKE, from the coding sequence ATGGAATCTCAACCTAATAACCCATTACATGGCATAAAATTGGAACAGATCATTAACGATTTGGTAGCTCATTATGGCTGGGAGTATATGGGATATACCGTTAATATTAAATGCTTTACTAGTAATCCTTCGGTGAAATCGAGTTTGAAGTTTTTACGTCGTACACCTTGGGCTAGAACAAAAGTTGAGGCTATGTATTTGCAAATGTTGCAAAATAGAAAAAACAAAGAATGA